The following proteins are encoded in a genomic region of Triticum dicoccoides isolate Atlit2015 ecotype Zavitan chromosome 1B, WEW_v2.0, whole genome shotgun sequence:
- the LOC119331893 gene encoding heavy metal-associated isoprenylated plant protein 3-like — MGEDKKEKPGKADGADHNKDAAAPPEPIVLKVDLHCAGCATKVKRAIKNAPGVESVKTDTAANKVVVTGAVDAAEIKQRIEARTKKPVQIVSAGAASPNKDNKEKGKDNKADAGDKPEKEKSKAAEKEKGGAGAGAEKKEKKVETADKPKEEEKKPKEPKEETVTLKIRLHCDGCIDRIKRRVNKIKGVKEVTVDAAKDLVKVTGTMDAAALPGYLRDKLSRPVEVVTPGKKDGDKKDDGEKKKDKGAGDGGEKKKDGGGEDKKDKSAASVAPMPMADPSMYQMPPQYGYMPYPPAPVGYYGAAPPPPNPGFYPNAGPQYPPPYATYPAHAPQMFSDENPNACYVM; from the exons ATGGGCGAGGACAAGAAGGAGAAGCCGGGCAAGGCAGACGGCGCCGACCACAACAAGGACGCCGCGGCGCCGCCCGAGCCCATCGTGCTCAAGGTCGACTTGCATTGCGCCGGCTGCGCCACCAAGGTTAAGCGGGCCATCAAGAACGCCCCTG GCGTGGAGTCGGTTAAGACTGACACGGCGGCCAACAAGGTGGTCGTCACCGGCGCGGTGGACGCGGCGGAGATCAAACAGCGCATCGAGGCCAGGACCAAGAAGCCCGTTCAAATCGTCTCCGCCGGAGCCGCCTCGCCCAACAAGGACAACAAGGAGAAAGGCAAGGACAACAAGGCGGACGCCGGCGATAAGCCGGAGAAAGAGAAGAGCAAGGCAGCAGAAAAGGAGAAGGGCGGTGCCGGTGCCGGTGCTGAGAAAAAGGAGAAAAAAGTGGAAACCGCCGACAAgcccaaggaggaggagaagaaaccaAAGGAGCCCAAAGAG GAGACCGTGACGCTCAAGATCAGGCTGCACTGCGACGGCTGCATCGACCGCATCAAGCGCCGCGTCAACAAGATCAAAG GAGTGAAGGAAGTGACGGTGGACGCGGCCAAGGACCTGGTGAAGGTGACTGGCACCATGGACGCAGCCGCCCTGCCGGGCTACCTCAGAGACAAGCTCAGTCGGCCTGTGGAGGTCGTCACCCCTGGCAAGAAGGACGGCGACAAGAAAGACGAcggcgagaagaagaaggacaagggaGCCGGCGACGGTGGCGAAAAGAAGAAGGACGGCGGTGGCGAGGACAAGAAGGACAAGTCCGCGGCGTCCGTGGCGCCGATGCCCATGGCGGACCCGAGCATGTACCAGATGCCCCCACAGTACGGCTACATGCCGTACCCCCCGGCGCCCGTCGGCTACTACggcgcggcgccgccgccgccgaacccgGGCTTCTACCCGAACGCCGGTCCCCAGTACCCGCCGCCCTACGCGACGTACCCCGCCCACGCGCCCCAGATGTTCAGCGACGAGAACCCCAACGCCTGCTATGTCATGTGA